The following proteins are encoded in a genomic region of Candidatus Bathyarchaeota archaeon:
- a CDS encoding DUF1616 domain-containing protein, with the protein MAVTNDQTKALIAQIIASEQPENVEQLVDIMQTRYFLSKEQVAAALIELEADETVSFVKGKAQRFFSIKDYLLSRCALWFWFSIVLSTVAALVFFLPANILAVAYTRYVLGLIFLAFLPGYVFIKAMFPADTKIPIKITSENKIERVALSLASSLCLAPLVALVLNYSPWGIRLESLTVCMLFLTLAFAFVAGYREYLAAKVS; encoded by the coding sequence ATGGCCGTCACAAATGATCAGACTAAGGCTCTCATAGCTCAAATAATAGCATCAGAGCAGCCTGAAAATGTTGAGCAGTTAGTCGACATTATGCAAACACGTTATTTCCTGTCAAAGGAGCAAGTAGCTGCAGCTTTGATTGAGTTGGAAGCGGATGAGACGGTCTCTTTTGTGAAAGGCAAGGCACAACGATTTTTTTCAATTAAAGACTACCTGCTTTCTAGGTGTGCTTTATGGTTTTGGTTCTCTATTGTTTTATCAACCGTGGCTGCACTGGTTTTTTTCCTTCCAGCTAACATTTTAGCGGTGGCTTATACCCGATATGTTTTAGGTTTAATTTTTTTGGCGTTCCTTCCTGGGTACGTTTTCATAAAGGCAATGTTTCCCGCAGACACAAAAATCCCCATAAAAATCACGTCAGAGAACAAAATTGAGCGTGTTGCTTTAAGTTTGGCTTCAAGTTTGTGTCTTGCGCCGTTGGTTGCTTTAGTTTTGAATTATTCCCCTTGGGGCATACGCTTAGAGTCATTAACTGTTTGTATGCTGTTTTTAACGTTGGCTTTTGCGTTTGTTGCTGGTTACCGTGAGTATCTTGCAGCTAAAGTTTCCTAA
- a CDS encoding polysaccharide pyruvyl transferase family protein yields MHILLINTNYSWNKGSAAQVSSTIGVLKQYIPNLTFTLVSEAYELDYPSCKASNIHIVGSPMGKVFSKKAYVRRLMVLSNEVLRSALWYALSKAKIKSDFLLSDEVLKEYQKSDFVLDLSGDTLSDHGANALYSIFHTLIGVFLKKKVVVYSQSIGPFRRLNAPLVRYCLNKVDLIAVRETESVAIIEEMHLTNSKIMLMPDVAFLLNPVSKQKVSEILAQEKYERPPGILIGIGPNELMNKHFRAQEGTYVDLMAQVADYLIEKLDANILLISHVIIPEGYMSNDDRTIANRIYGKAKNKNRIKILLADYSPEELKGIIGICDLFIGARMHSNIAALSMGVPTVVIGWSHKYSGIMNMLNQQDYFCSINALTYSKLVSMIDGAWANRETIQKDLQARKPQIDKSIIASVSEIKKLLGQPVSTEK; encoded by the coding sequence ATGCATATACTGTTAATTAACACGAATTATTCGTGGAACAAAGGCTCAGCGGCACAGGTTTCAAGCACAATTGGTGTTCTTAAACAGTATATCCCCAATCTAACTTTTACTTTGGTATCAGAAGCTTACGAATTGGATTATCCATCCTGCAAGGCATCCAACATCCATATTGTTGGTTCCCCAATGGGTAAGGTTTTCTCAAAAAAAGCTTACGTCCGCAGATTAATGGTGCTTTCTAATGAGGTTTTAAGAAGTGCCCTATGGTACGCTTTAAGCAAAGCAAAAATTAAAAGTGATTTTCTGCTGTCCGATGAGGTTTTAAAGGAGTATCAAAAGTCTGACTTTGTTCTTGATTTAAGCGGTGATACCTTAAGTGATCATGGTGCAAATGCGCTTTACTCTATTTTTCATACCTTGATTGGTGTTTTTTTAAAGAAAAAAGTTGTTGTTTATTCGCAGTCAATTGGTCCCTTCCGACGGTTAAATGCGCCTTTAGTTAGGTACTGCCTAAACAAAGTTGACCTCATAGCTGTCCGAGAAACAGAAAGTGTTGCTATTATAGAAGAAATGCATCTGACCAACTCAAAAATTATGTTAATGCCTGATGTAGCTTTCCTTTTAAACCCCGTAAGTAAACAAAAAGTTTCCGAAATATTGGCTCAAGAAAAATATGAAAGACCTCCAGGTATTCTCATCGGTATTGGACCTAACGAGTTAATGAATAAACATTTCAGAGCCCAAGAAGGCACCTATGTTGATTTAATGGCGCAAGTTGCTGACTATTTAATTGAAAAGTTAGACGCTAATATACTGTTAATTTCTCATGTGATTATTCCTGAGGGTTACATGTCCAATGATGATCGTACAATCGCAAACAGAATTTATGGCAAAGCAAAAAACAAAAACAGAATCAAAATTTTACTTGCAGATTATTCTCCTGAAGAACTAAAAGGCATTATTGGCATCTGCGATTTATTCATTGGAGCACGTATGCATTCAAACATAGCTGCTCTATCAATGGGTGTTCCAACAGTGGTCATCGGCTGGAGCCATAAATATTCTGGAATAATGAACATGCTAAACCAGCAAGACTACTTCTGCAGTATAAACGCACTGACATATTCCAAGTTGGTTTCAATGATAGATGGGGCTTGGGCAAACCGAGAAACAATACAAAAAGACCTGCAAGCCAGAAAACCACAAATTGATAAGTCAATAATTGCCAGTGTCTCTGAAATAAAAAAATTGTTAGGGCAACCTGTGTCAACGGAAAAATAA
- a CDS encoding putative glycoside hydrolase has product MRKRLPCITAILLMLIIALSNGVALTQAAPLQETQTIQASGQIIFPSLKISLYTTSWNLAEYETSVLTSAFGASQSWYVSPTNIDNKYISKIDQIHAINPNYKALIYRDIVCIYDYWADDWNTADSNGWLLKDSSGNYVVSKAYPENYRVDITNPDYQVWVADKIKAWLDQYPSFDGVMVDNGLASSVAAWQSGSSASPINPKTGTNFTWDEIRTGYIQILNEIINAVGPSKLVVPNGIWNGESFYNSADPYNQIISQVPGLSGLMSEGTFITYNGQWYSESDWRKSLDMVSWVQNSFLQQGKVFIATCQAAILPSDATADQLIQYGFCSLMLAAKYSSPQNIISFSLNPERYSNSVDLLQKLQNADLGVFLGDYYQINSLPLYARDFSNGKVLVNPTANALNFELDGVYTTLDGEEVTGVLTVAAHSGLLLLK; this is encoded by the coding sequence ATGCGTAAGCGATTACCCTGCATAACAGCTATATTGCTCATGCTCATCATAGCACTCTCAAACGGAGTAGCCCTCACCCAAGCAGCCCCGCTGCAAGAAACCCAAACAATCCAAGCGAGTGGACAAATAATTTTCCCATCCCTAAAAATTTCCCTCTACACAACCTCTTGGAATCTAGCCGAATACGAAACAAGCGTCCTTACCTCAGCATTCGGCGCAAGCCAATCTTGGTACGTTTCACCAACTAACATAGACAATAAATACATTTCAAAAATAGACCAAATTCACGCCATAAACCCCAACTACAAAGCGCTAATCTACCGAGATATCGTTTGCATATACGATTATTGGGCAGATGACTGGAATACTGCAGACAGTAACGGGTGGCTGCTTAAGGATTCCTCAGGAAACTACGTTGTGAGTAAGGCTTACCCTGAAAACTATCGAGTTGATATTACAAACCCTGATTACCAAGTTTGGGTAGCAGACAAAATAAAGGCATGGCTAGATCAGTACCCTTCCTTTGATGGTGTAATGGTTGACAACGGGTTAGCCTCTTCTGTGGCTGCTTGGCAATCTGGTAGCAGTGCCTCCCCCATTAACCCAAAAACAGGCACAAACTTCACTTGGGACGAAATAAGAACAGGTTACATCCAAATTTTAAATGAAATAATCAACGCCGTTGGACCATCCAAACTTGTGGTTCCTAACGGAATCTGGAATGGCGAATCATTCTACAATAGCGCCGATCCATACAACCAAATAATATCTCAAGTGCCCGGATTAAGCGGGTTGATGAGTGAAGGAACCTTCATCACCTACAACGGTCAATGGTACAGTGAAAGCGATTGGCGTAAATCCTTAGATATGGTTAGTTGGGTGCAAAACAGTTTCCTACAGCAGGGCAAAGTTTTCATAGCAACTTGTCAAGCCGCGATCTTGCCTTCTGATGCGACAGCTGATCAACTTATTCAATACGGCTTTTGCTCTTTGATGCTTGCCGCAAAATATTCTTCACCTCAAAACATAATCTCTTTTAGCTTAAACCCTGAACGTTACTCTAACTCTGTGGATCTGCTTCAAAAACTACAAAACGCAGATCTTGGTGTTTTCCTTGGAGACTACTACCAAATAAATTCACTGCCCCTTTATGCAAGAGACTTCAGCAATGGAAAAGTGTTGGTTAATCCTACCGCCAATGCCCTAAACTTTGAATTAGATGGTGTCTACACCACTCTTGACGGCGAAGAAGTAACAGGGGTTTTAACTGTTGCTGCTCACAGTGGTCTGCTTTTGCTTAAATAG
- a CDS encoding Coenzyme F420 hydrogenase/dehydrogenase, beta subunit C-terminal domain, producing MKPAIEVIGKNKCAGCYACYSSCPTQAIRMELDDEGFLFPNVDSGKCVSCGECQHYCPIITPVENSVENPKIFASWSKNKEIILASSSGGIFSEIANVVLKKNGVVFGAAFDENFTLKHCVATNEKELAPLRGSKYIQSHIGNAYESAVSLAKQGKPVLFCGTPCQTAALKLYLKNKKLDKQFNEFYICDLICHGVVSELFFNKYLENICAKSVLVGYSFRDKKLGWENYGQKATFKDKSAYFKSYRTDPFMVGYLKNLLMRPSCYSCPFAKVPRSSDLTIGDFWGVPFNLYNRNGVSIILTNTTKAEKLFEQIEVVKFPISLDVVLKENPRVNSGSMEISQRTTFFNVFKAEGYEKACELFLTRNLVYPEWFLWFTPLYKVVLGKLRGHK from the coding sequence ATGAAACCTGCAATCGAAGTCATAGGCAAAAACAAATGCGCCGGTTGCTACGCTTGCTATAGTTCTTGCCCAACACAAGCTATCCGTATGGAATTAGATGATGAAGGCTTCCTTTTCCCTAATGTTGACAGTGGCAAATGCGTGAGTTGTGGAGAATGCCAGCATTACTGCCCTATCATTACCCCTGTAGAAAACAGCGTGGAAAACCCTAAAATATTTGCTTCATGGTCAAAAAACAAAGAAATAATTTTGGCAAGCTCATCGGGTGGAATTTTTTCTGAAATCGCCAATGTTGTCCTTAAAAAGAATGGGGTAGTTTTTGGGGCTGCCTTTGATGAAAATTTTACCTTAAAACATTGTGTTGCCACAAATGAAAAAGAATTGGCTCCTTTGAGGGGCTCAAAATATATTCAAAGCCATATCGGTAATGCGTATGAATCTGCTGTTTCCTTGGCAAAACAGGGCAAACCTGTTCTCTTCTGTGGTACCCCCTGTCAAACAGCAGCTTTAAAATTGTATTTAAAAAATAAAAAATTGGACAAACAATTTAACGAGTTTTATATATGTGACCTTATTTGTCATGGGGTGGTTTCTGAGCTTTTTTTTAATAAATATTTAGAGAATATATGTGCCAAAAGCGTTCTTGTTGGGTACAGTTTTAGAGATAAAAAATTAGGCTGGGAAAATTACGGGCAAAAAGCAACTTTTAAAGACAAATCTGCTTACTTCAAAAGCTACCGAACCGACCCTTTTATGGTTGGCTACTTAAAGAATCTCCTTATGAGACCTTCATGTTACTCCTGTCCTTTTGCAAAGGTTCCCCGCTCTTCAGATTTGACGATAGGTGATTTTTGGGGTGTGCCTTTTAATCTGTACAACAGAAATGGTGTTTCTATAATCTTGACTAACACCACGAAAGCAGAAAAATTATTTGAACAAATTGAAGTCGTAAAGTTTCCCATTTCTTTAGATGTTGTGCTAAAAGAAAACCCCCGTGTTAACAGTGGTTCTATGGAAATAAGTCAACGGACGACTTTTTTCAATGTTTTTAAGGCAGAGGGTTATGAGAAAGCATGTGAATTGTTTCTTACAAGGAATTTGGTGTATCCTGAATGGTTTTTGTGGTTTACTCCTTTGTATAAAGTGGTTTTGGGTAAGCTTAGGGGGCATAAGTGA
- a CDS encoding polysaccharide pyruvyl transferase family protein, with the protein MKKIAVVSVEDTLNYGSAMMGINLIYYLSKKLGANAAFLIDVFTTEDFERINTELKFKVNLGKLRVPRKNSKNSKIPRLTEQINFFKENIAVFSENPTGVVDVGGDNFGEYYYGKGVVLDLLRVFFFSIKSRFFIVGQTIGPFFSWRKPLATALLKYSYIYPRNPLKNDYAVQTLGLRRVIEARDLAFLDLPNQTDPSYQNNVLKQYGLFDCSYLCVVPSGLYRFYTNNYDDYVASWVKIINSLLDNSQLKSYKIVLLPHVLSAHNDDRKVIRDILQHLSNDKRDCVQFISDVLLPSQARCLLGGGLFTVTARMHAAVSTFQMHKPAICIAASVKFNGVVGEGLGSSDLIVKADDKGLWRSGEISEKVAQKVDYVVGNYDTIILRITAKVEDCKTLALAQINDIAEKIQ; encoded by the coding sequence GTGAAGAAAATTGCTGTTGTAAGCGTCGAAGACACCTTAAATTACGGCTCAGCTATGATGGGCATTAATTTAATTTATTATCTATCAAAAAAACTGGGAGCAAATGCTGCATTTTTGATTGATGTATTCACCACAGAAGACTTTGAACGAATCAATACAGAACTCAAGTTCAAAGTTAATCTTGGAAAACTTCGGGTTCCACGAAAAAACAGTAAAAACTCAAAAATTCCGCGCCTAACTGAGCAAATAAATTTTTTCAAAGAAAACATTGCTGTTTTTTCAGAAAATCCTACAGGTGTAGTTGATGTGGGCGGTGATAATTTTGGTGAATACTATTACGGCAAGGGCGTCGTTTTAGATTTGTTACGTGTATTTTTTTTCTCAATTAAATCACGCTTTTTTATTGTTGGGCAAACTATTGGTCCTTTTTTTTCTTGGCGCAAACCGCTGGCGACTGCACTGCTAAAGTACAGCTATATTTACCCACGTAATCCCCTAAAAAATGATTATGCAGTTCAAACCTTGGGTTTGAGGCGTGTAATTGAAGCAAGAGATTTGGCTTTTCTGGATTTGCCCAACCAGACTGACCCTAGCTATCAAAATAATGTGTTAAAACAATACGGGCTTTTTGACTGTTCTTACCTGTGTGTTGTGCCCTCAGGGTTATATCGTTTCTACACAAACAATTACGATGATTATGTGGCTTCATGGGTTAAAATCATTAATTCACTGCTGGATAATTCGCAGCTAAAAAGCTATAAAATCGTTCTGTTGCCCCACGTTTTAAGTGCCCATAATGATGACCGCAAAGTAATACGTGACATTTTACAGCACCTATCTAACGACAAAAGAGACTGTGTGCAGTTTATTTCAGATGTTTTACTGCCCAGTCAGGCAAGATGCCTTTTGGGTGGTGGATTGTTCACAGTTACCGCTAGGATGCACGCTGCTGTTTCAACTTTCCAGATGCATAAACCAGCCATCTGCATAGCTGCCAGCGTAAAATTTAACGGCGTAGTTGGTGAGGGCTTGGGTTCAAGTGACTTGATTGTTAAAGCTGATGATAAAGGACTTTGGCGTTCAGGCGAAATATCAGAGAAGGTCGCTCAAAAGGTTGATTACGTAGTCGGAAATTATGATACAATCATCCTTAGAATTACAGCTAAGGTTGAGGATTGTAAAACTTTAGCTCTTGCTCAAATAAATGATATAGCGGAGAAGATTCAGTGA
- a CDS encoding glycosyltransferase — translation MDPVVSVILPTKNRSRFLEPAIKSVLSQTFKEFELIIIDAASTDNTSQVVNGFNDSRIKYLRQEKDEGVCAARTLGISKSKGDFVAFLDDDDLWLPKKINTQLTVFRGASNAVGVVYCSSGYYIRMDEQVVKFHGASVSGNIFAQIVEKNIIGNCSGVMVRRECFSDVGLFDASLYAGEDWDMWIRLAKKYEFEPADGFQYMYRLHAHRASSRVNTYKRLNAVRIILKKFLPDIEALPQKNKLISTWYTHFGLIHFENGDTKNAKKAYIKAIKENPANIAAYFKLTICIFGLKFNDILSKILQCSRVICPR, via the coding sequence ATGGACCCAGTAGTTAGCGTTATCTTGCCAACAAAAAATCGTTCTCGCTTTCTTGAACCTGCAATAAAAAGCGTGCTTAGTCAAACCTTCAAAGAATTTGAACTCATAATAATTGACGCAGCATCAACAGATAATACCTCCCAAGTGGTTAACGGATTTAATGATTCCCGAATCAAATATCTACGCCAAGAAAAAGACGAGGGTGTTTGTGCTGCGAGGACCTTGGGGATTTCAAAATCAAAAGGCGACTTTGTTGCTTTTTTGGATGACGACGACCTGTGGCTACCTAAAAAAATCAATACTCAACTGACCGTATTTCGTGGGGCATCAAATGCGGTCGGGGTAGTGTATTGTTCGTCCGGTTACTATATACGGATGGATGAGCAAGTCGTCAAATTTCATGGTGCATCTGTAAGCGGCAATATTTTTGCTCAGATTGTGGAGAAAAACATTATTGGAAACTGTTCTGGCGTAATGGTTCGTCGTGAATGTTTCTCTGACGTTGGACTGTTTGATGCGAGTTTGTACGCCGGTGAAGATTGGGATATGTGGATTAGGCTTGCAAAAAAATACGAGTTTGAACCTGCTGATGGATTCCAGTACATGTACAGGCTTCATGCACATCGAGCTAGCAGCCGTGTTAACACGTACAAACGGCTCAATGCAGTAAGAATCATACTCAAAAAGTTCTTGCCTGACATAGAAGCGTTGCCTCAAAAAAATAAGCTAATTAGTACATGGTACACCCATTTTGGCTTGATTCACTTCGAAAACGGCGATACAAAAAATGCTAAAAAAGCCTACATAAAAGCAATAAAAGAAAACCCCGCAAACATTGCAGCCTACTTTAAATTGACCATTTGCATATTCGGCTTAAAATTCAACGATATCCTATCAAAAATCCTGCAATGCAGCAGAGTCATCTGTCCAAGATAA
- a CDS encoding glycosyltransferase produces MHVVLLSHEYPPYQFGGVGTFVKDFANGLTKLGHEVTVICGRPIPSEPKKQVESNPKINVVQFGYPNLTMRYLLFQTCNHKKIVNKIKELKPDIIHGQSDSSFPTIASLKKIAPIVITFHGSPLMQKNLSIRSLGQGGTFGDFFVNGLGYPAFAYINKKEHAHADESVAVSKSLMNQLNTELGGNNFSYVHNGVNIELLNQLSTSTPSDNDNGKTLIFGGRLFWSKGVMNVVNLAYLLEKRYQSDLKVELYGSGPMYQTILDFKNRHGLKNLVLKGFTERSEFLANVKRSMFVLLPSFDEASPMLLLEGMCLGKIPVTFNLPYSREFTNEGAFGILADNIADMALKVKNYCSTEDIQTQQKRIQRFAQEHFDINRTAKSYCSIYKSLLTANSTA; encoded by the coding sequence ATGCATGTTGTTTTGTTATCCCACGAATATCCGCCCTACCAATTCGGCGGCGTAGGCACCTTTGTTAAAGACTTTGCCAACGGATTAACAAAACTGGGTCATGAAGTAACGGTTATCTGTGGTCGCCCTATTCCTTCAGAGCCAAAAAAACAAGTTGAAAGTAACCCTAAAATTAACGTGGTTCAATTTGGCTATCCCAATTTAACAATGCGTTACTTGCTCTTTCAAACTTGTAACCACAAAAAAATTGTCAACAAAATAAAAGAGTTAAAACCCGACATTATTCACGGGCAATCAGACTCAAGTTTTCCAACAATTGCGTCACTGAAAAAAATCGCGCCCATAGTGATTACTTTTCACGGCAGCCCCTTAATGCAAAAAAACCTGAGTATACGTTCACTTGGGCAGGGCGGAACCTTTGGGGACTTTTTTGTCAACGGTTTAGGCTACCCAGCATTTGCCTATATCAACAAAAAAGAACATGCCCATGCCGATGAAAGTGTTGCCGTTTCAAAATCCTTAATGAACCAGCTTAATACTGAACTGGGCGGCAACAATTTTTCCTATGTTCACAATGGTGTAAACATAGAACTACTTAACCAACTAAGCACAAGCACGCCTTCAGATAACGACAATGGAAAAACGTTGATTTTTGGTGGACGTCTTTTCTGGAGCAAAGGTGTAATGAACGTAGTTAACTTGGCTTATCTGCTGGAAAAACGGTATCAGTCAGATTTGAAAGTGGAACTTTACGGTTCGGGACCAATGTACCAGACAATCTTGGACTTCAAAAACCGTCATGGCTTGAAGAATTTGGTGCTTAAAGGCTTCACCGAACGCTCAGAATTTTTGGCAAACGTTAAGAGGTCAATGTTTGTTTTGCTTCCAAGTTTTGATGAAGCATCGCCTATGCTGCTTTTGGAGGGGATGTGTTTGGGCAAGATTCCTGTAACGTTTAATCTGCCGTATTCCCGCGAGTTCACCAATGAGGGTGCTTTTGGAATTTTGGCAGATAACATAGCCGATATGGCGCTTAAAGTAAAAAATTACTGCTCAACAGAGGACATACAGACACAGCAGAAACGGATTCAACGTTTTGCCCAAGAACATTTTGATATTAACCGTACCGCAAAAAGTTACTGCTCTATCTACAAGTCTTTGTTAACTGCAAATTCGACTGCATAG
- a CDS encoding glycosyltransferase, with protein sequence MIKVLLVPSSDYIGHPFPQRHNQLFERLNNIPDFEVHVARYRLFKTNRLSSKLIMHELGGTNRGSLASYYLFNSLSHVAQIRKIIRDNGIDVVVLSNLASPFAYTLFNELSKIGIPTIVDLPDYFPTSATGNVFDVESITGKFFNTTFDLMLRRIMKHADLVTVVSHALKSYAFKNGAQHVELVPNGISEHFLERTGDCAVREKLGFQPDDYVIGYIGSVEFWLEMEPLFRGVSAAIKDGLPAKLLLVGKGLHTGYTLKVENQIKRAGLEKNTTWLDFISHDDVPYYVNAIDVGTVPFDVTNHTAYYSSPNKIWEYLSQEVPVLSTPIPEALANSDYLSIVNKPSDYSSMFSKLYSKDKSLMDKTCKGYLESKNVTWAKSTKILAGLIQQLVNNEKPNGNQPKIPLK encoded by the coding sequence TTGATTAAAGTCCTCTTGGTGCCCAGCAGCGACTATATAGGGCATCCTTTTCCCCAAAGGCACAATCAACTTTTTGAACGATTAAATAACATTCCCGATTTTGAAGTGCATGTGGCAAGATACCGCCTTTTTAAAACCAACAGGCTGTCTTCAAAACTTATAATGCATGAACTTGGAGGAACAAATCGTGGTTCTCTTGCCAGTTACTACTTATTTAACTCTTTAAGCCACGTTGCACAAATAAGAAAAATAATACGTGACAACGGTATTGATGTTGTGGTTTTATCCAACTTAGCTTCGCCATTTGCCTATACATTATTTAATGAACTATCAAAAATCGGTATTCCAACAATAGTGGATTTACCCGACTATTTCCCAACCAGCGCAACCGGCAACGTCTTTGATGTTGAGAGCATTACCGGCAAATTCTTCAACACAACATTTGACCTTATGCTACGCCGAATAATGAAGCACGCTGACTTGGTTACAGTTGTTTCTCATGCTCTCAAATCATATGCTTTCAAAAACGGTGCACAACATGTTGAACTTGTTCCAAACGGCATCTCTGAACATTTTCTTGAACGCACAGGAGACTGCGCTGTTAGAGAAAAACTTGGTTTTCAACCTGACGATTACGTTATAGGTTACATTGGTAGCGTGGAGTTCTGGTTAGAAATGGAGCCTCTTTTTAGGGGTGTTTCCGCTGCGATAAAAGATGGGTTGCCCGCTAAACTTTTGCTGGTTGGAAAAGGCTTGCATACTGGGTACACACTCAAAGTTGAGAATCAGATTAAACGTGCTGGGCTTGAAAAAAACACGACATGGCTTGATTTCATATCTCATGATGATGTCCCATACTACGTGAACGCAATCGATGTTGGCACTGTTCCCTTTGATGTAACAAATCACACTGCATACTATTCCTCTCCAAACAAAATCTGGGAATATCTATCACAAGAAGTACCTGTATTGTCAACGCCCATTCCTGAGGCTTTAGCAAACTCTGATTACCTATCAATTGTAAACAAGCCATCTGATTACAGTTCAATGTTTTCAAAACTGTACTCAAAAGACAAATCCCTGATGGATAAAACCTGCAAAGGCTATCTTGAATCTAAAAACGTGACCTGGGCAAAATCTACCAAAATCTTAGCTGGCCTAATCCAACAATTAGTCAACAATGAAAAACCTAATGGTAACCAACCAAAAATTCCTCTGAAGTGA
- a CDS encoding glycosyltransferase family 2 protein, translating into MEKLDKTDELSIAEDWEKNTFKELDDYVCPTKFTLPSLNCKPSVFSMTTLTQKHDKNNQVNDLPSTQVIMAALNEEEGVQATIKEFSQYLRPSQIIVADGKSSDNTVEVAQKLGAKTVFQDGKGKGDAFAKAIQYLQPETEYVIITDADFTYPADTIPEMIKILNENPNIGMVCGNRFGNKINSPNQSDLFFFGNRFLAFVHNILNGIHLTDPLTGLRVVRADLLRNWDVRSKGFDMEVELNHHVEREKFGIVEVPITYRERVGEKKLKVRHGLSILKRIFIEYTR; encoded by the coding sequence ATGGAAAAACTTGATAAAACTGATGAGTTAAGCATTGCAGAAGATTGGGAAAAAAACACCTTTAAAGAATTAGATGATTATGTCTGCCCGACAAAATTTACTTTACCCTCATTAAATTGCAAACCAAGTGTGTTTTCAATGACTACGCTTACACAAAAACACGACAAAAACAATCAAGTTAACGATCTGCCCTCAACACAGGTAATTATGGCAGCATTAAATGAAGAAGAAGGTGTCCAAGCAACAATAAAAGAATTCAGCCAATATCTGCGTCCATCTCAAATTATTGTTGCTGATGGAAAAAGTAGTGATAACACCGTTGAAGTTGCACAAAAATTAGGTGCAAAAACTGTCTTTCAGGATGGCAAAGGTAAAGGTGACGCATTTGCAAAAGCAATCCAGTACCTGCAGCCTGAGACAGAGTACGTTATAATCACTGACGCCGATTTCACTTATCCGGCAGACACAATTCCTGAAATGATAAAAATATTGAATGAAAACCCCAATATTGGCATGGTCTGCGGAAACCGCTTTGGCAACAAAATTAACTCTCCAAACCAAAGTGATTTATTCTTTTTTGGAAACCGCTTCTTAGCATTTGTTCACAATATCCTAAACGGTATCCACTTAACTGATCCGCTGACTGGCTTGCGTGTAGTGCGAGCTGACCTTCTTAGAAATTGGGATGTACGCTCCAAAGGCTTTGACATGGAAGTTGAACTAAACCATCATGTGGAAAGAGAAAAGTTTGGTATAGTTGAGGTTCCAATAACGTATCGAGAACGTGTAGGTGAAAAGAAACTAAAAGTTAGACATGGTTTGAGTATTCTAAAAAGAATTTTTATAGAATATACACGTTAA